A stretch of the Pelmatolapia mariae isolate MD_Pm_ZW linkage group LG23, Pm_UMD_F_2, whole genome shotgun sequence genome encodes the following:
- the usp24 gene encoding ubiquitin carboxyl-terminal hydrolase 24 isoform X3, which produces METEEEQHITTLLCMGFPDPDVIRKALRLAKNDINEAVALLTNESPGLGYGYEPMESGPNPGLGSSGEGENSGRTGTGGFDPPPAYHDVVESERSNDENGNCSGGSMEFPTTNLYELESRVFTDHWSIPYKREESLGKCLIASSCLARHGLADADENCKRFMDRCMPEAFKKLLTSSAVHKWGTEIHEGIYNMLMLLVELVAERVKQDPVPVNLMGVLTMALNPDNEYHFKNRMKACQRNWAEVFGDEANMFAVSPSNAYQKEPHGWLVDLVNRFGELGGFTAIQTKLNTEEIEIAYVSALVQPLGVCAEYLNSSLVQPMLDPVIHKMITYVQNLEEKDLKDKRLVSIPDLLSAIKLLCMRFQRELVTVVDDLRLDTLLRMLKTPHFSTKMNSLKEVTKLIEESTVSKSVKNAIDTDKLLDWLVENSVLSIALEGNIDQAQYCERIKGIIELLGSKLSLDELSKIWRIQAGQSSTVIENIHTIIAAAAVKFSFDQLTHLFVLIQKSWEVESDRVRQKLLSLIGRIGREARSETTTGKVLEVLWELAHLPTLPTSLVQQALEEHLGILSDAYAVKELVKRSYIIKCIEDIKKNFTQEDSKDNETHSSFHIGTWGKKKSNSLAKLKEQSSPQAVWVVPALRQLHEITRSFIKQTYQKQDKSIIQDLKKNFEIVKLITGSLVCCHRLAVTAAGNSGLSGSTLVDGRYTYQEYLDSHLRFLAFFLQEASLYLVWNRAKELWECLVSGPDVCELDREMCFEWFTKGQHDLESDVQQQLFKEKILKLEPYEITMNGFNLFKTFFENVNLCDHRLKRQGTQLCVERLDLAGMDFIWRIAMETPDEEIANEAIQLIITYSYTNLNPKMKKDSVSLHKKFIADCYKRLEAASSALGGPTLTHAVTKATKMLTATAMPTVATSVQSPSRSTKLVIIERLLLLAERYVITIEDMYSVPRTILPHGASFNGHPVTLHITYESTKDTFTLETHSNETVGSIRWKISEHLSCPVDNVQIFANDSVLTMNRDHKLLSQLGFSDEQSLTVKSSGTGTPSGSSESSASASSSSSSAVFNSAYALEQEKSLPGVVMALVCNVFEMLYQLANLDESRITLRVRKLLLLIPTDPEVQDALDNFVPKESSVWSHQKTLFTLGQGTGSRSPSMSSKQQHQPSAASILESLFRSSAPGMSTFRVLYNLEVLSSKLMPTSDDEMAKTSSKSFCENFLKAGGLSLVVNVMQRDSIPSEVDYETRQGVYSICLQLARFLLVGQSMPAVLDDDVIRDGDSLSSRPFRNAGRTGRQLSLCGTPEKSSYRQMSLSERSSIRVEEIIPAARVAIQTMEVGDFTSTVACFMRLTWAAAAGRLDLVGSPQPIRETHGSLLPQGVRTRVSSTGSNCSSSSEGETTPTALHAGICVRQQSVSIKDAIIAREALSLLVTCLQLRCQQLSSFYNLPSVNDFIIDILLGSPGGEIRRVACDQLYTLSQTDTSAFPEVQKPNLFLLSVILTAQLPLWSPTSVMRGVNQRLLSQCTEYFDLRCQLLDDLTTSEMEVLKVSAATMLEDEISWLDNFEPSWSSEMETSEADNILLAGHLRLIKTLLSLCGNEKEHLGPSLIQQLLDDFLFRASRIIINSSNPTTSPAPSHDFHPKCSTASSRLAAYEVLVMLADSSLSNLQLITRELLSMHHQSDPSLCKEFDYLPPVESRSVSGFVGLKNGGATCYMNAVFQQLYMQPGLPEAFLSIEDDTDQPEESVFYQVQSLFGHLMESKLQYYVPENFWKIFKMWNKELYVREQQDAYEFFTSLVDQLDEHLKKMGREQIFKNTFQGIFSDQKICKDCPHRYEREETFMALNLGVTSCQSLEISLDQFVRGEVLEGSNAYYCEKCKEKRTTVKRTCIKSLPSVLCIHLMRFGFDWESGRSIKYDEQIRFPWVLNMEPYTVSGMARQDCSGEGGEGRGDGTSGGSPRKKVTISENYELVGVVVHSGQAHAGHYYSFIKDRRGGARGRWYKFNDNVVEEFDMNDETLEYECFGGEYRPKVYDQSNPYPDVRRRYWNAYMLFYQKISDQNSPVLPKKSRVSIMRQEAEDLSLSAPSSPDVSPQSSPRPPRANNDRLTLLTRLVRKGEKKGLFVEKMPVSIYQIVRDENLKFMRNRDVYNSDYFNFTLSLASVNATKLKHPGYQPMAKESLQLAVHFLFHTYLHTKKKLRVDTEEWMATVEVLLSKSSEACQWMVQYLVGPEGREIVKVCLLECSVREVRVVVASILEKTLESALQFGDPGLDSLTDALLSLLDKDVPENVKNCAQYFNLFSNFAQRGCGPCQLLLKHSAYRRMLIFLLGPNRQNNQNRRWSPAQAREFLHLHSTLALITLHSDLSPQRTQAPGGLKLRLSSVLSSTPLLPLHADILASLFTPEGQPYLLEVMFAMRELSGPLSLLIEMVTYSSFCSEPFSLGVLQLLKTQLETAPPHELKNIFLMLQELLVVEDPLQSQRLKYAFESEKGLLALMQQSNNVDSRRCYQCVKFLVTLAQKCPQAKDYFKDLSGTWSWAVQWLQKKMTEHYWTPQSNVSNETSTNKTFQRTISAQDTLAYATALLNEKEQSGSSNGSDGSPANENADRSLRQGSESPMMLGDSKSDLEDVDP; this is translated from the exons ATGGAGACCGAAGAGGAGCAGCACATAACGACGCTCCTCTGTATGGGCTTCCCAGACCCCGACGTGATAAGAAAAGCGCTCCGGCTGGCTAAGAATGACATCAACGAGGCAGTGGCGCTCCTGACGAACGAAAGCCCCGGACTCGGGTATGGATATGAACCGATGGAGAGTGGGCCTAACCCCGGTTTGGGCTCGAGTGGAGAGGGGGAAAACAGCGGGCGGACTGGCACAGGAGGGTTTGACCCTCCTCCAGCATACCACGACGTAGTGGAGAGTGAG AGGAGCAATGATGAGAATGGGAACTGCTCTGGGGGAAGCATGGAGTTTCCCACCACCAACCTGTATGAACTGGAAAGTCGAGTCTTTACTGACCACTGGTCCATACCTTACAAGAGAGAGGAGTCCCTGGGCAAGTGTCTCATTGCCTCCTCCTGCCTTGCCCGACATG GTCTTGCTGACGCTGATGAGAATTGCAAGCGCTTTATGGATCGTTGCATGCCAGAGGCCTTTAAAAAG CTACTGACCAGCAGTGCCGTACACAAATGGGGCACAGAGATTCATGAGGGAATCTACAACATGCTCATGTTGCTGGTGGAACTGGTTGCAGAGAGGGTGAAGCAGGACCCTGTACCTGTAAACCTGATGGGAGTGTTGACCATG GCCCTTAATCCTGACAATGAGTACCATTTTAAGAACCGGATGAAGGCCTGTCAGAGAAATTGGGCCGAAGTTTTTGGAGACGAGGCTAACATGTTTGCCGTCTCTCCAAGCAACGCCTATCAGAAA GAGCCCCATGGTTGGCTGGTTGATTTGGTGAATCGA TTTGGAGAGCTGGGAGGATTCACTGCCATCCAGACGAAACTCAACACTGAGGAAATCGAGATAGCT TATGTATCTGCTCTAGTCCAACCCCTCGGAGTTTGTGCTGAATACCTTAACTCCAGTCTTGTCCAG CCTATGCTGGATCCAGTCATCCACAAGATGATCACATATGTACAAAACCTGGAGGAGAAGGACCTTAAAGATAAG CGTCTGGTGAGCATCCCGGACCTGCTGTCAGCCATCAAGCTGTTGTGTATGAGGTTCCAGAGGGAGCTGGTTACTGTGGTAGATGATCTCCGGCTGGATACTCTTCTACGTATGCTCAAAACACCCCACTTCTCCACTAAGATGAACTCCCTCAAAGAG GTGACAAAGTTAATAGAAGAGAGCACGGTTTCAAAGTCTGTGAAAAACGCCATTGACACAGATAAACTGCTGGACTGGCTTGTAGAGAACTCTGTCCTGTCAATAGCACTGGAAG GTAACATTGATCAAGCTCAGTACTGTGAGAGGATTAAGGGAATCATTGAGCTGCTGGGGAGTAAACTGTCACTAGATGAACTCTCCAAGATCTGGAGAATACAG GCGGGTCAATCATCAACTGTGATAGAAAATATTCATACAATaatcgctgctgctgctgtgaagTTCAGCTTTGACCAGCTCACTCACCTCTTCGTTCTCATACAAAAG AGCTGGGAAGTTGAGAGTGACCGTGTAAGGCAAAAGCTGCTCAGCCTGATCGGGAGGATAGGCAGAGAAGCTCGCTCTGAAACCACAACAGGAAAG GTGCTGGAGGTGCTGTGGGAGCTGGCTCACCTCCCCACCTTGCCTACCAGTCTAGTTCAGCAGGCACTGGAGGAGCACCTGGGGATTCTGAGCGATGCCTACGCTGTTAAGGAGTTGGTGAAACGCAGTTACATTATTAAATGCATTGAAGACATTAAGAAG AACTTCACTCAGGAAGACAGTAAAGACAACGAGACTCATAGCTCATTTCATATTGGCACTTGGGGCAAGAAGAAATCTAACTCTCTGGCCAAATTAAAAGAG CAGAGCAGTCCACAGGCGGTCTGGGTTGTTCCTGCTCTCCGTCAGCTGCATGAGATAACCCGTTCATTCATCAAGCAGACATACCAGAAACAAGACAAG AGCATCATCCAAGACTTGAAGAAGAATTTTGAGATTGTCAAACTAATCACAGGATCCCTTGTATGCTGCCATCGACTTGCCGTGACAGCTGCTGGTAACAGCGGCCTCTCAGGCTCAACCCTGGTAGATGGACGATACACCTACCAGGAG TATCTGGACAGCCACCTGCGCTTCCTGGCCTTCTTTCTCCAGGAAGCTAGCCTCTACCTGGTCTGGAACAGAGCCAAGGAGCTGTGGGAGTGCCTGGTGTCAGGGCCGGATGTTTGTGAACTTGACCGTGAG atgtgtTTTGAATGGTTCACAAAAGGGCAACATGACCTTGAGAGTGATGTTCAGCAGCAACTCTTCAAGGAGAAGATCTTAAAACTGGAACCCTATGAAATCACCATGAATG gttttaatctttttaagaCCTTCTTTGAGAATGTTAACCTTTGTGATCATCGACTAAAACGCCAAGGAACTCAGCTG TGTGTGGAGCGCCTTGACTTGGCAGGGATGGACTTTATCTGGCGCATCGCCATGGAGACCCCTGATGAAGAAATAGCCAATGAAGCAATCCAACTTATTATTACATATAGCTACACCAACCTCAATCCCAAGATGAAGAAG gattctgtgtctttgcacaAGAAGTTCATTGCTGATTGCTACAAACGACTAGAG GCAGCCAGTTCGGCCCTGGGTGGGCCTACTTTGACACACGCTGTTACTAAAGCAACCAAGATGCTGACAGCCACGGCCATGCCGACTGTGGCCACATCTGTACAATCACCATCCAG ATCCACTAAGCTGGTGATAATTGAAAGACTGCTGCTGTTGGCTGAGCGCTATGTCATCACTATAGAG gATATGTACTCAGTTCCTCGCACTATTCTACCTCACGGGGCCTCTTTCAATGGACACCCTGTCACTCTTCACATCACCTACGAGTCAACCAAAGACACTTTTACCTTAGAG ACTCACAGTAATGAAACAGTAGGAAGTATCCGGTGGAAGATATCTGAGCACTTGAGCTGTCCGGTGGATAACGTCCAAATCTTTGCCAATGATAGTGTG TTGACCATGAATCGAGACCATAAGCTGCTGTCTCAGCTTGGCTTTAGCGATGAGCAGAGCCTAACTGTGAAGAGCTCAGGCACTGGCACTCCCTCTGGCAGCTCCGAGTCCTCAGCCTCTGCCTCCAGCAGTTCCAGCTCTGCTGTCTTCAACTCTGCTTATGCCCTGGAGCAG GAGAAGTCTCTGCCTGGAGTTGTGATGGCTTTGGTCTGTAATGTGTTTGAGATGCTTTACCAGCTAGCAAACCTTGATGAGTCCAG GATCACTCTGCGTGTGAGGaagttgctgctgctgattcCAACAGATCCTGAAGTACAGGATGCACTTGACAACTTTGTTCCCAAAGAATCCAGCGTCTGGAGCCATCAG AAAACGCTCTTCACCCTCGGCCAGGGTACAGGCTCTCGTTCTCCTTCTATGTCCTCCAAGCAGCAACATCAGCCCAGTGCTGCTTCTATCTTGGAGTCCCTTTTTAGATCTTCAGCCCCTGGCATGTCCACATTCAGAGTGCTATACAACCTTGAG GTGTTGAGTTCAAAACTCATGCCCACATCTGATGATGAAATGGCCAAAACCAGCAGCAAATCCTTCTGTGAGAATTTCCTGAAAGCAGGAGGCCTCAG TCTGGTGGTAAATGTTATGCAGAGAGACTCCATCCCATCAGAAGTGGACTATGAGACCAGACAAGGGGTCTACTCAATCTGTCTTCAGTTGGCCAG GTTCCTTCTGGTTGGTCAAAGCATGCCTGCTGTACTGGACGATGATGTCATCAGGGATGGCGATTCGCTATCGTCTCGGCCGTTCCGTAATGCTGGGCGAACAGGGAGACAGCTCTCTCTATGTGGCACTCCAGAGAAGTCCTCCTACAGACAGATGTCTTTGTCTGAGCGATCATCCATAAGAGTTGAAGAAATCATACCTGCTGCACGTGTCGCTATTCAG ACCATGGAAGTAGGGGACTTCACTTCCACAGTGGCCTGTTTTATGCGTCTGACCTGGGCGGCTGCAGCAGGTCGATTAGATCTGGTTGGTAGcccacagccaatcagagagacCCATGGCTCTCTTCTGCCCCAGGGAGTGCGCACCAGAGTCAGCAGCACTG GGAGTAACTGCAGCTCCAGTAGCGAGGGCGAGACCACACCAACAGCATTGCATGCAGGGATATGTGTCAGACAGCAGAGTGTCTCCATCAAAGATGCCATCATCGCCCGAGAGGCTTTGTCTCTGCTGGTTACCTGTTTGCAGTTACGCTGTCAGCAGCTGT CTTCTTTTTACAACCTGCCCTCTGTCAATGATTTTATTATTGATATTCTGCTCGGATCTCCAGGCGGAGAG aTCCGCCGTGTGGCTTGTGATCAACTGTACACTTTGAGCCAAACTGACACATCAGCCTTCCCTGAAGTCCAAAAACCTAACTTGTTCCTCCTTTCAGTTATCCTGACTGCTCAGCTCCCATTATGGAGCCCCACATCTGTCATGAGAGGGGTCAACCAAAG attgCTGTCCCAGTGCACTGAATACTTTGATCTAAGATGCCAGCTTTTGGACGACCTAACTA CGTCAGAGATGGAGGTGTTAAAAGTGAGCGCAGCCACCATGCTGGAGGACGAGATCTCTTGGCTTGACAATTTTGAGCCTAGCTGGAGCTCTGAGATGGAGACCAGCGAGGCAGATAACATCCTCCTAGCAGGGCACCTCAGACTTATCAAGACCTTGTTGTCTCTCTGTGGCAATGAGAAAGAACACCTTG GTCCATCTCTCATCCAGCAGTTGCTCGATGACTTCCTGTTTCGAGCCTCGCGCATCATTATCAACAGCTCCAACCCTACAACTTCCCCGGCCCCCAGCCATGATTTCCACCCAAA gtgcagcacagccagcagcagattGGCAGCCTATGAGGTGCTGGTAATGCTGGCAGACAGCTCTCTTTCAAACCTTCAGCTCATCACCAGAGAGCTGCTGTCCATGCACCACCAGTCAGATCCTTCGCTCTGCAAGGAGTTTGAT TATCTACCCCCTGTAGAGAGCCGGTCAGTCTCaggttttgttgggttgaagAACGGTGGAGCCACCTGTTATATGAATGCTGTGTTCCAGCAGCTTTACATGCAGCCCGGCCTCCCAGAG gcTTTCCTGTCCATTGAAGATGACACAGACCAGCCTGAAGAGAGTGTTTTCTATCAGGTCCAGTCTTTATTTGGCCATCTGATGGAGAGCAAACTCCAGTATTATGTACCTGAGAACTTCTGGAAG ATCTTCAAGATGTGGAACAAAGAGCTATATGTAAGAGAACAGCAGGATGCTTATGAGTTTTTCACTAGCCTGGTGGATCAGCTTGACGAACATCTCAAG AAAATGGGTCGAGAGCAGATCTTCAAAAACACGTTTCAGGGAATTTTCTCTGACCAGAAGATCTGTAAAGACTGTCCTCACCG ATATGAGCGTGAGGAAACATTCATGGCACTGAACCTTGGAGTGACCTCTTGTCAGAGTTTAGAGATCTCATTAGACCAGTTTGTCCGAGGAGAGGTGCTAGAGGGCAGCAATGCCTACTACTGTGAGAAATGCAAAGAGAAG aGGACCACAGTGAAGAGGACATGTATCAAATCCCTGCCCAGTGTTCTCTGTATTCACCTTATGCGCTTTGGCTTCGACTGGGAAAGCGGACGGTCTATCAAATATGATGAGCAGATTAGG TTCCCCTGGGTGCTGAACATGGAGCCCTACACTGTATCTGGAATGGCTCGTCAAGACTGCAGCGGAGAGGGAGGCGAGGGGAGAGGCGACGGGACCTCAGGAGGGTCACCCAGGAAAAAAGTCACAATTTCTGAGAACTATGAGCTTGTGGGAGTTGTTGTCCACAGTGGTCAGGCGCATGCTGGCCACTACTACTCTTTTATTAAAGATAGACG CGGTGGTGCACGTGGTCGGTGGTACAAGTTCAATGACAACGTGGTAGAAGAGTTCGATATGAATGACGAAACTTTGGAGTACGAGTGCTTCGGTGGGGAGTATCGTCCCAAGGTTTATGACCAGT CCAACCCTTACCCTGACGTGCGGAGgagatactggaatgcctacaTGCTGTTTTATCAGAAGATCAGCGACCAGAATTCGCCTGTTCTGCCCAAAAAGAGCAGAGTCAGCATCATGAGACAGGAAGCTGAGGACCTTTCACT GTCTGCTCCATCTTCTCCTGATGTTTCCCCACAGTCCTCTCCACGTCCCCCAAGAGCCAACAATGACCGTCTCACTCTCCTCACCCGTCTGGTCCGCAAGGGAGAGAAGAAGGGCCTGTTTGTAGAGAAAATGCCCGTCAGCATCTATCAG attGTAAGAGATGAGAATCTGAAGTTCATGAGAAACAGAGATGTCTACAACAGCGACTACTTCAACTTCACCCTTTCCCTGGCTTCAGTCAATGCA ACAAAACTGAAGCATCCAGGCTACCAGCCAATGGCCAAAGAGAGTCTTCAGCTGGCTGTTCACTTTCTGTTCCACACCTACTTGCACACCAAAAAGAAACTCAG GGTGGACACAGAGGAGTGGATGGCGACAGTGGAGGTGTTGCTGTCTAAGAGCAGTGAGGCATGCCAGTGGATGGTGCAGTACCTGGTGGGACCAGAGGGACGCGAAATCGTCAA GGTTTGTCTGTTGGAGTGCAGTGTAAGAGAGGTGAGGGTGGTGGTTGCATCCATCCTCGAAAAGACTCTGGAGAGTGCACTTCAGTTTGGAGATCCAGGACTAGACAGTTTAACAGATGCTCTGCTCTCCTTACTGGACAAAGATGTTCCTGAGAATGTGAAGAACTGTGCGCAGTATTTCAACCTCTTCAGCAACTTCGCTCAGAGG GGTTGCGGTCCTTGTCAGTTGTTGTTGAAACACTCGGCGTATCGCCGGATGCTCATCTTTCTGTTGGGCCCCAATAGGCAGAACAACCAG aACCGAAGGTGGAGTCCAGCTCAGGCTCGGGAGTTTCTTCACCTGCACAGCACTCTGGCCCTGATCACTCTGCACTCTGACCTCAGCCCCCAGCGCACACAGG CTCCCGGAGGGCTTAAGCTGCGCCTGAGTAGTGTCCTGTCCTCCACCCCTCTTCTCCCTCTCCATGCGGACATCCTAGCCTCACTCTTTACTCCAGAAGGACAGCCTTACCTTCTAGAG GTGATGTTTGCCATGCGCGAGTTATCAGGCCCACTGTCTCTCCTGATAGAGATGGTGACCTACAGCTCGTTCTGTAGTGAGCCCTTCTCTCTGGGAGTTCTGCAGTTACTCAAA ACACAGCTGGAGACAGCTCCACCTCATGAACTGAAGAACATTTTTCTGATGCTGCAGGAGCTTCTA GTAGTGGAAGACCCTCTGCAATCCCAGAGACTCAAGTATGCTTTTGAGTCAGAGAAAGGCCTATTAG CTTTGATGCAGCAGAGCAACAATGTGGACAGCAGGCGCTGCTACCAGTGTGTTAAGTTCCTGGTCACATTAGCTCAAAA GTGTCCTCAAGCTAAGGACTACTTCAAGGACTTGTCTGGTACCTGGAGTTGGGCGGTGCAGTGGCTCCAGAAAAAG ATGACAGAACATTACTGGACTCCACAGAGCAACGTCTCAAATGAGACATCCACCAATAAAACCTTCCAGCGCACAATTTCTGCACag GATACCTTGGCCTATGCTACAGCATTGTTAAATGAGAAAGAGCAGTCTGGTAGCAGTAATGGTTCTGACGGCAGCCCGGCGAATGAAAACGCTGACCGCAGTCTCCGACAG GGGTCAGAGTCTCCCATGATGCTCGGCGATTCTAAGAGCGATCTAGAAGATGTGGACCCCTAG